One stretch of Daphnia pulicaria isolate SC F1-1A chromosome 8, SC_F0-13Bv2, whole genome shotgun sequence DNA includes these proteins:
- the LOC124311206 gene encoding probable myosin light chain kinase DDB_G0279831 gives MTMDTTMESGRESNSIPKNQTTPKRSFDVAFLTGVSESHRYHNNNQVSSDEDDQEEDLRCAAKKSIEDKPTIHSKLQQQQQTSVVSGSPKSAFKKVSKINHNNNNNTAETSASSSSAGGTGNNLPVDLSMMMSAAAAAASSAPPYYHPFSFPAIATTLSLQLLQQNNAAKGLAMSLFSHPAAAAAAAAMAAHQQSFFQQQQQQQQHPPMKSGGGGGGNNLLHPSRATDRRPDGANNLIEDYLRAQASLYQHQSEKDFNLFPANNKTMRHADSSAATYCPPTFHSAMDHRLSRPNSSSMAPPPPPPPPPAAPTPTTPQSQQQSVSSSPIHQIPAAALAASLASAPSQNVCAKCNLSFRMTSDLVYHMRSQHRRDANTDPVRQKRQEKLRCPVCGENFRERHHLTRHMTSHEDRELETK, from the coding sequence ATGACCATGGACACGACGATGGAGAGCGGCCGTGAATCCAACAGCATCCCGAAGAATCAGACGACGCCTAAACGCAGTTTCGACGTGGCGTTTTTGACGGGCGTCAGTGAAAGTCATCGCTaccacaacaacaatcaaGTCAGTTCGGACGAAGACGATCAGGAAGAAGATTTGAGATGTGCGGCCAAGAAATCCATCGAAGATAAACCGACGATCCACAGCaaattgcagcagcagcagcaaacgtCGGTCGTGAGCGGATCGCCGAAAAGCGCGTTCAAAAAAGTGAGCAAAatcaaccacaacaacaacaacaacacggcgGAAACGAGCGCAAGTAGCAGCAGTGCTGGCGGAACGGGTAACAATCTCCCGGTGGATTTGAGCATGATGATGTCGGCTGCTGCAGCGGCAGCTTCCTCCGCACCTCCCTATTACCACCCGTTCTCATTCCCGGCCATTGCAACCACTTTGTCGTTGCAATTACTGCAACAAAACAATGCGGCCAAAGGATTGGCCATGTCCTTGTTCAGTCATCCagctgcggcggcggctgcagcCGCAATGGCCGCTCATCAGCAGTCCttcttccagcagcagcagcagcagcaacaacatccgCCCATGAAAtccggcggtggtggtggtggcaacAATCTTTTACATCCGTCTAGGGCGACAGACCGGCGTCCAGATGGAGCCAATAATCTCATTGAGGATTACCTACGAGCCCAAGCTTCGCTCTATCAACATCAATCCGAGAAGGATTTCAACCTCTTCCCGGCTAATAACAAGACTATGCGCCACGCTGATTCTTCGGCAGCTACTTATTGTCCTCCTACGTTCCATTCCGCGATGGATCATCGGCTTTCGCGGCCTAATTCTTCCAGCATGGCACCTCCTCCACCGCCTCCGCCACCCCCAGCTGCTCCTACACCGACGACTCCGCAGTCTCAACAGCAATCCGTTTCTTCGTCGCCAATCCATCAGATTCCAGCGGCAGCTCTAGCGGCCAGTTTGGCATCGGCGCCATCGCAGAACGTTTGCGCAAAGTGCAACCTCAGTTTCCGCATGACGTCCGACCTCGTCTACCACATGAGGTCGCAGCACCGGCGTGACGCCAACACCGATCCCGTCCGCCAAAAGCGACAGGAGAAATTGCGATGTCCCGTCTGCGGAGAAAATTTCCGCGAACGGCACCACCTGACAAGACACATGACCTCGCACGAAGACCGTGAACTTGAAACCAagtga